The bacterium region GGACAACCGGATCGTCAGCCGCACTATCGTGCGCCAGGTGCTGGAAACCGGCCAGCCCTTGTTCGTGAACAACGCCCAGGAGGAGGACCAATACAGCTCCAGCCGCAGCATCGTGGACCTGGGCCTGCGCTCGATCCTCTGCGTGCCGCTCATCATCGGCGAGCGGCCCTACGGCGCGATCTACGTGGAGAACCGCTCGGTCAGCGCCTGTTTCATGCAGAAAGACCTCCAGTTGCTGCTCGAGCTGTCCGAGCTGAGCGCCAACAGCATCAAGAACGCCTTGAATTTCCTGGAGCTGAGCCGTGGCCACGCCGAGCGCAGCAGCACCCGGATCGGCGAGAGCCTGCGCCAGGAATACGATTTCAGCATGATCGTGGGCAAGAGCAAGAAAATGGTGGAGGTGATGGAGCTGGCCGCGCGCGTGGCCCCCACGGACGCCACGGTGCTGATCACCGGCGACAGCGGCACCGGCAAGGAGCTTATCGCCCGCTCCATCTTCCTGAATTCCAAGCGCAAGGACAAGCCGTTCCTTACAATCAACTGCGGCGCCCTGCCCACCGGGCTGCTGGAGTCCGAGCTGTTCGGACACGTCAAGGGCTCGTTCACCGGGGCGGTGGCCACCAAGATCGGACGTTTCGAGGCCGCGGACGAGGGGACAATCTTTCTGGACGAGGTGGCCGAGATGCCGCCCGAGCTGCAGGTGAAACTGCTGCGCGTGCTCCAGTTCGGCGAGTTCGAAAAAGTGGGCAGCTACAAGTTGCAGCGGGTGGATGTGCGGATCATCGCGGCCACGAACAAGCGGCTGCCGGATTTGGTGGCCCAGGGCACTTTCCGCGAGGACCTCTATTACCGGCTTAAAATCGTGGAGATACATTTCCCGCCCCTGCGCGAGCGGCCGGATGACATTCCGCTTCTGATCGACCATTTCATTCTCAAGCACTCCGAGGCCCTGGGCAAGACCATCGCCGGGGCCGACCCGCAGTTCGTGCGCACCATCCAGCACTACCAGTTCCCGGGCAACATCCGCGAGCTGGAGGGCATCATCCAGCGGGCGAT contains the following coding sequences:
- a CDS encoding sigma 54-interacting transcriptional regulator, whose translation is MSQTQDTPEQGPAGQDSMHRELNLMRNHCRDLELKYEISRLLYNELDYSRLLNLILDRLMDILRAERGFIVTGRPDSFQIKVARNLDGELEGQDNRIVSRTIVRQVLETGQPLFVNNAQEEDQYSSSRSIVDLGLRSILCVPLIIGERPYGAIYVENRSVSACFMQKDLQLLLELSELSANSIKNALNFLELSRGHAERSSTRIGESLRQEYDFSMIVGKSKKMVEVMELAARVAPTDATVLITGDSGTGKELIARSIFLNSKRKDKPFLTINCGALPTGLLESELFGHVKGSFTGAVATKIGRFEAADEGTIFLDEVAEMPPELQVKLLRVLQFGEFEKVGSYKLQRVDVRIIAATNKRLPDLVAQGTFREDLYYRLKIVEIHFPPLRERPDDIPLLIDHFILKHSEALGKTIAGADPQFVRTIQHYQFPGNIRELEGIIQRAIILSRDNYISETELPPDILESSRPAQAAAVPGHSVPVARNNDELKLAREEATARAVTEVERAFLEAVLEESGGNISRASKLTGMNRSLFQRLVKKHGFQSERDKHRQA